One genomic segment of Accipiter gentilis chromosome 29, bAccGen1.1, whole genome shotgun sequence includes these proteins:
- the LOC126052322 gene encoding glutamine synthetase isoform X2, translating into MPRSRRAVAMSVSHSSRLNKLVREQYMRLPQDGLVQVTYVWIDGSGEGVRCKSRTLDKEPKSIEDVPEWNFDGSSTAQAEGSNSDMFLVPVRMFRDPFCLDPNKLVLCEVLKYNRKPAGPYYCGVGADKVYGRDIVESHYKACLYAGVKICGTNAEVMPSQWEFQVGPCEGIEMGDHLWMARFILHRVCEDFGVVATLDPKPMTGNWNGAGCHTNYSTEEMRREGGLKHIEAAIEKLSKRHDYHICVYDPRGGRDNSRRLTGHHETSNIFEFSAGVANRGASIRIPRQVGQDGYGYFEDRRPAANCDPYAVTEAIMRTTVLNETGVETKDYV; encoded by the exons ATGCCGCGCTCTCGCAGGGCCGTCGCCATGTCGGTGTCGCAcagctccaggctgaacaagctggTGCGGGAGCAGTACATGAGGCTGCCCCAGGATGGGTTGGTGCAGGTCACCTACGTCTGGATCGACGGCAGCGGTGAGGGCGTGCGATGCAAGAGCAGGACCCTTGATAAGGAGCCCAAGAGCATCGAAG ACGTCCCCGAGTGGAATTTCGATGGCTCCAGTACAGCGCAGGCAGAGGGCTCCAACAGTGACATGTTCCTGGTGCCCGTCCGCATGTTCAGGGACCCTTTTTGCCTGGATCCCAACAAGCTGGTGCTCTGCGAAGTGCTGAAGTACAACAGGAAACCTGCAG gcCCCTATTACTGCGGGGTTGGAGCAGATAAGGTGTACGGACGTGATATCGTGGAGTCCCACTACAAGGCATGTCTCTACGCAGGGGTGAAAATCTGTGGCACCAATGCAGAGGTGATGCCCTCCCAG TGGGAATTccaggtgggcccgtgtgaaggCATTGAGATGGGGGATCACCTCTGGATGGCTCGGTTCATCCTCCACCGCGTCTGCGAGGACTTTGGGGTTGTGGCTACTCTGGACCCCAAACCAATGACAGGCAACTGGAACGGCGCTGGCTGTCACACTAACTACAGCACCGAAGAGATGCGGAGAGAAGGGGGTCTCAA ACACATTGAAGCTGCCATTGAGAAGCTGAGCAAGCGGCATGACTACCACATCTGTGTCTATGACCCGCGGGGTGGCAGGGACAACTCCCGGCGTCTCACCGGCCACCATGAGACATCCAACATCTTCGAGTTCTCTGCCGGTGTGGCCAACCGAGGTGCCAGCATCCGCATTCCACGGCAGGTCGGCCAAGACGGCTACGGCTACTTTGAGGATCGGCGGCCAGCAGCCAACTGCGACCCCTACGCGGTCACTGAGGCCATCATGAGGACGACGGTGCTCAATGAGACCGGGGTAGAGACCAAGGACTATGTTTGA
- the LOC126052322 gene encoding glutamine synthetase isoform X1 — protein sequence MPRSRRAVAMSVSHSSRLNKLVREQYMRLPQDGLVQVTYVWIDGSGEGVRCKSRTLDKEPKSIEDVPEWNFDGSSTAQAEGSNSDMFLVPVRMFRDPFCLDPNKLVLCEVLKYNRKPAETNLRHTCKKVMDLVKDSHPWFGMEQEYTLLGINGHPYGWPDNGFPGPQGPYYCGVGADKVYGRDIVESHYKACLYAGVKICGTNAEVMPSQWEFQVGPCEGIEMGDHLWMARFILHRVCEDFGVVATLDPKPMTGNWNGAGCHTNYSTEEMRREGGLKHIEAAIEKLSKRHDYHICVYDPRGGRDNSRRLTGHHETSNIFEFSAGVANRGASIRIPRQVGQDGYGYFEDRRPAANCDPYAVTEAIMRTTVLNETGVETKDYV from the exons ATGCCGCGCTCTCGCAGGGCCGTCGCCATGTCGGTGTCGCAcagctccaggctgaacaagctggTGCGGGAGCAGTACATGAGGCTGCCCCAGGATGGGTTGGTGCAGGTCACCTACGTCTGGATCGACGGCAGCGGTGAGGGCGTGCGATGCAAGAGCAGGACCCTTGATAAGGAGCCCAAGAGCATCGAAG ACGTCCCCGAGTGGAATTTCGATGGCTCCAGTACAGCGCAGGCAGAGGGCTCCAACAGTGACATGTTCCTGGTGCCCGTCCGCATGTTCAGGGACCCTTTTTGCCTGGATCCCAACAAGCTGGTGCTCTGCGAAGTGCTGAAGTACAACAGGAAACCTGCAG AGACCAACCTGAGACACACGTGCAAGAAGGTCATGGACTTGGTTAAGGACAGCCACCCCTGGTTCGGGATGGAGCAGGAGTACACGCTGCTGGGCATCAACGGCCACCCCTACGGCTGGCCCGATAACGGCTTCCCTGGCCCACAGG gcCCCTATTACTGCGGGGTTGGAGCAGATAAGGTGTACGGACGTGATATCGTGGAGTCCCACTACAAGGCATGTCTCTACGCAGGGGTGAAAATCTGTGGCACCAATGCAGAGGTGATGCCCTCCCAG TGGGAATTccaggtgggcccgtgtgaaggCATTGAGATGGGGGATCACCTCTGGATGGCTCGGTTCATCCTCCACCGCGTCTGCGAGGACTTTGGGGTTGTGGCTACTCTGGACCCCAAACCAATGACAGGCAACTGGAACGGCGCTGGCTGTCACACTAACTACAGCACCGAAGAGATGCGGAGAGAAGGGGGTCTCAA ACACATTGAAGCTGCCATTGAGAAGCTGAGCAAGCGGCATGACTACCACATCTGTGTCTATGACCCGCGGGGTGGCAGGGACAACTCCCGGCGTCTCACCGGCCACCATGAGACATCCAACATCTTCGAGTTCTCTGCCGGTGTGGCCAACCGAGGTGCCAGCATCCGCATTCCACGGCAGGTCGGCCAAGACGGCTACGGCTACTTTGAGGATCGGCGGCCAGCAGCCAACTGCGACCCCTACGCGGTCACTGAGGCCATCATGAGGACGACGGTGCTCAATGAGACCGGGGTAGAGACCAAGGACTATGTTTGA